One segment of Asterias rubens chromosome 2, eAstRub1.3, whole genome shotgun sequence DNA contains the following:
- the LOC117307101 gene encoding leucine-rich repeat-containing protein 15-like codes for MRMEMLRKKTLLILATLHLVTAQVTMPHLCLMAYCRCDRRTREVSCLDNMFTEVPTEIPYSTRTLQLIGQNFTVLERISFTTMRSLRKLKLARDNIRRVMDDALSNVPKLKRLDMNTNFLERVPAPVSRMTSLKELILHTNHISSLEVTTFANLTQLQILDLDGNRIIDLPVGVFAQLWQLAILYLSNNSISTLSAEMFGNLSRLEELHLTHNRIQRVSPGWLSSMPNVWVLELGSALNHEFPDAGKNLLTTAGTDFLSNVERLVVSDNNLSEIPCEQFGRFPYLTHLDLSFNSIQGIPQACFMRLTRLVLLELNNNAITSLEYGDFFDSYSIWTLDLSGNFIEELPPGVFRGSSLGSLDLSFNSIRRLNNESFIALDYLMELFLSSNILDKLPKSAFRPLLSIDLIDLRWNHLTRITNQFSNMTTLTNLGLSRNSIARISPEAFQGCTNLRGLFLDSNRLSTVSEETFKLPNLVDVKLYDNPWHCDCRIKWMREAMSKPKKHPWMVYTDAQGVESYKGIVCASPTAFENISMFLIKDDETFRLICTSYVSPLAIEFIVGISFAIIASSTLCYVAKLYCKVREMERSGAETGKCLS; via the coding sequence ATGAGGATGGAAATGTTACGTAAAAAGACGTTACTCATCTTAGCGACGCTCCATCTGGTAACAGCACAGGTCACCATGCCCCATCTATGCCTTATGGCATACTGTCGATGTGACAGACGGACCAGGGAGGTCTCCTGCTTGGATAATATGTTCACTGAAGTCCCAACCGAGATTCCTTACTCCACCAGGACCCTCCAACTCATAGGCCAGAATTTCACCGTCTTGGAGAGGATTTCCTTCACCACAATGCGCAGTCTCAGGAAGCTAAAGCTTGCTAGGGATAACATACGGAGAGTGATGGATGACGCCCTCAGCAATGTGCCTAAACTCAAACGTCTTGACATGAACACTAACTTCCTTGAGAGGGTTCCCGCCCCAGTGTCGAGAATGACGTCACTGAAGGAACTCATCCTGCACACAAATCATATTAGTTCCTTGGAGGTGACCACCTTCGCTAACCTGACGCAACTGCAGATTCTTGATCTCGATGGCAACAGGATCATTGATCTTCCGGTTGGTGTCTTTGCCCAGTTGTGGCAACTTGCTATTCTTTACCTCTCAAACAACTCCATAAGTACCCTGTCGGCTGAGATGTTTGGCAACCTGTCTCGACTGGAGGAACTGCATCTAACCCATAACAGGATCCAGCGTGTGTCACCAGGATGGCTGAGCAGCATGCCCAATGTGTGGGTTCTTGAACTAGGCTCTGCCCTCAATCACGAGTTCCCAGATGCGGGTAAGAATCTACTCACGACCGCCGGTACAGACTTCTTGTCAAACGTAGAGCGCCTTGTGGTGAGTGACAACAACCTCTCAGAGATCCCATGCGAGCAATTTGGTAGATTTCCTTACCTGACGCACCTGGATCTTAGCTTCAACTCGATTCAGGGCattccacaggcttgttttaTGAGGCTTACCCGACTAGTACTCCTGGAACTCAACAATAATGCAATAACGTCTTTGGAATACGGAGATTTCTTTGACTCCTACAGTATCTGGACGCTGGACCTCTCGGGTAATTTTATCGAGGAGCTCCCTCCAGGTGTGTTTAGGGGGTCCAGCCTGGGAAGCCTCGACCTTAGTTTTAATTCAATACGTAGACTTAACAACGAAAGCTTCATCGCCTTGGATTATCTCATGGAGCTATTCCTCAGTAGCAATATATTAGACAAGCTACCCAAGTCGGCTTTTAGACCCCTGTTGTCCATTGATCTAATAGATCTCCGCTGGAACCATCTGACGCGAATAACGAACCAGTTCAGCAACATGACGACACTCACGAACTTAGGATTGAGTAGGAACTCCATAGCGCGTATATCGCCAGAAGCCTTCCAAGGTTGCACGAATCTCCGTGGTCTGTTCCTGGACAGCAACCGCCTGAGCACCGTCTCAGAGGAGACCTTTAAACTGCCTAACTTGGTGGATGTCAAACTGTACGATAACCCATGGCACTGTGATTGCCGAATCAAGTGGATGCGAGAGGCCATGTCGAAGCCCAAGAAACACCCGTGGATGGTATACACGGACGCACAGGGTGTTGAATCCTACAAGGGTATTGTGTGTGCCTCACCCACCGCCTTCGAAAACATCTCCATGTTTTTGATCAAGGATGACGAAACATTCAGGCTAATCTGCACATCCTATGTGTCGCCACTAGCCATTGAGTTTATTGTAGGTATCTCATTTGCTATCATTGCGTCCAGTACGCTGTGTTACGTCGCCAAGTTGTACTGTAAAGTCAGGGAGATGGAGAGAAGCGGTGCTGAAACGGGAAAGTGTTTGtcgtag